A single Kitasatospora kifunensis DNA region contains:
- a CDS encoding ArsR/SmtB family transcription factor, with protein MLEVRFSVEDLTRVRLTSTLGIAFETHLAWRRLADQQRDAFGEWRRITHRRLRRLSGTRAVAQPSLSLMETLEASSPGEGDVFHRAAVEPFWDRILRSLKADRDARGRAMLSGGIEQVLGGLHSALHWQAPVLRIDNTQPDRQTDLAGRGITLVPSLFATQPFLIDSQLGWQGTPFLVYGITPDPAAMAVLWQRADDGSALADLLGRTRADVLNGLREPGSTGQLAARLRISSPSASKHIAVLRRAGFVTTERRANSAVHSLTPRGETLLG; from the coding sequence GTGCTTGAAGTCCGTTTCAGTGTCGAGGATCTGACGCGTGTTCGCCTCACCAGCACGCTGGGCATCGCGTTCGAGACGCACCTCGCCTGGAGACGGTTGGCCGACCAGCAGCGCGACGCGTTCGGCGAATGGCGCCGGATCACCCACAGACGGCTACGCCGGCTGTCCGGCACCCGGGCGGTCGCGCAGCCCTCGCTCTCCCTGATGGAGACGCTGGAGGCCTCCTCGCCGGGCGAAGGGGACGTCTTCCACCGGGCGGCGGTCGAGCCCTTCTGGGACCGGATCCTGCGCTCGCTGAAGGCGGACCGGGACGCGCGCGGCCGGGCGATGCTGTCCGGCGGGATCGAGCAGGTGCTGGGCGGCCTGCACAGCGCGCTGCACTGGCAGGCGCCGGTGCTGCGGATCGACAACACCCAGCCGGACCGGCAGACCGACCTGGCCGGCCGGGGGATCACCCTGGTCCCCTCGCTCTTCGCCACCCAGCCGTTCCTGATCGACTCCCAACTGGGCTGGCAGGGCACGCCGTTCCTGGTCTACGGGATCACCCCGGATCCGGCGGCGATGGCTGTGCTGTGGCAGCGGGCGGACGACGGCTCGGCCCTGGCGGACCTGCTCGGCCGGACCCGGGCGGACGTCCTGAACGGCCTGCGCGAGCCCGGCTCCACCGGACAACTGGCGGCCCGCCTGCGGATCTCCAGCCCGTCCGCCAGCAAGCACATCGCCGTGCTGCGCCGGGCCGGCTTCGTGACCACCGAACGCAGGGCGAACTCCGCGGTGCACAGCCTCACCCCGCGGGGCGAGACGCTGCTCGGCTGA
- a CDS encoding nuclear transport factor 2 family protein, with the protein MTEPREVVEQQLTAYNSHDIDAFVATYAEDVTIHRANGSQLQGREALRDRYAGQFAEGRCRAEIVGRLSEGDWVVDHEIAHGLADEPIRVLVAYRVREGLIDRVDFLG; encoded by the coding sequence ATGACCGAACCGCGCGAGGTGGTCGAGCAGCAGCTCACCGCCTACAACAGCCACGACATCGACGCCTTCGTCGCCACCTACGCCGAGGACGTCACGATCCACCGGGCCAACGGCAGCCAACTGCAGGGCCGGGAAGCTCTGCGTGACAGGTACGCCGGACAGTTCGCCGAAGGCCGCTGCCGGGCGGAGATCGTGGGGCGGCTCAGCGAAGGCGACTGGGTGGTCGACCACGAAATCGCCCACGGCCTGGCCGACGAGCCGATCCGCGTCCTGGTGGCCTACCGGGTGCGCGAAGGTCTGATCGACCGCGTCGACTTCCTCGGCTGA
- a CDS encoding cytochrome P450 — MTIDLANPDLYTTEARFEMWREYVAADAKIWSEPGLSPSGFWSVFSHRDVSAVLSPKAPFTSEYGMMIGFDAEHRDSSGGRMLVVSEGGWHAALKKLIGPFLSRLRAPELESVLRREVDEIIERLRSADSTDVALEIGPRLPASIVCEVIGVPIGEREQLIELTNHAFGGEESSFDKMTPAEAHTEILFYFHELIERRQREPGTDLVSAMLADGQLSTEDVLINCDNVLIGGNETTRHAVTGAFHAFQSFPGLLDALHADPELTDRAVEELVRWTSPAAHVLRVATEDCVIGGQPIRKGQAVVAWLSAANRDEGVFPDPHTFRPDRTPNRHLGFGTGPHHCLGAALARVELRELLRRLPAEARAVGPRGPVSWLRSNLVQGYRSLPVAVEWR; from the coding sequence ATGACCATCGATCTGGCAAACCCCGACCTCTACACCACCGAAGCCCGTTTCGAGATGTGGCGGGAGTACGTCGCCGCGGACGCGAAGATCTGGAGCGAGCCGGGCCTGTCGCCGAGCGGCTTCTGGTCGGTCTTCTCGCACCGTGACGTGTCGGCGGTGCTCTCCCCCAAGGCGCCCTTCACCTCCGAGTACGGCATGATGATCGGCTTCGACGCCGAGCACCGCGACAGTTCCGGCGGCCGGATGCTGGTGGTCAGCGAGGGCGGCTGGCACGCCGCGCTCAAGAAGCTGATCGGCCCCTTCCTCTCCCGACTGCGCGCTCCCGAGCTCGAATCGGTGCTGCGGCGCGAGGTCGACGAGATCATCGAGCGGCTGCGGTCCGCCGACTCCACGGACGTCGCTCTGGAGATCGGGCCCCGGCTGCCCGCCTCGATCGTCTGCGAGGTCATCGGGGTGCCGATCGGCGAGCGCGAGCAGCTGATCGAACTGACCAACCACGCCTTCGGCGGCGAGGAGAGCAGCTTCGACAAGATGACGCCCGCCGAGGCGCACACCGAGATCCTCTTCTACTTCCACGAGCTGATCGAGCGTCGGCAGCGCGAGCCCGGCACGGATCTGGTCAGCGCCATGCTCGCGGACGGGCAGCTGAGCACCGAGGACGTGCTGATCAACTGCGACAACGTGCTGATCGGCGGCAACGAGACCACCCGGCACGCGGTCACCGGCGCCTTCCACGCCTTCCAGAGTTTCCCCGGCCTGCTGGACGCGCTGCACGCGGACCCGGAGCTGACCGACCGGGCGGTGGAGGAACTGGTCCGCTGGACCTCGCCGGCGGCGCACGTGCTGCGGGTGGCCACCGAGGACTGCGTGATCGGCGGACAGCCGATCCGCAAGGGCCAGGCGGTGGTTGCCTGGCTGTCGGCGGCCAACCGCGACGAGGGGGTCTTCCCCGACCCGCACACCTTCCGCCCGGACCGGACCCCCAACCGCCACCTCGGCTTCGGCACCGGCCCGCACCACTGCCTCGGTGCGGCGCTGGCCCGGGTGGAGCTGCGCGAGCTGCTGCGCCGACTGCCGGCCGAGGCGCGGGCGGTCGGCCCGCGCGGCCCGGTGAGCTGGCTGCGCTCGAACCTGGTGCAGGGCTACCGCAGCCTGCCGGTCGCAGTGGAGTGGCGCTGA
- a CDS encoding Lrp/AsnC family transcriptional regulator, with the protein MDELDLALVNAMQLRPRAPWSLLGQTLGISPVTAARRWRRLSQAGIAWVTAYGLPHPEDRGCVAYLDLDCAPDRLWQIADELAEDPHVMSVEHFSQGCSLVVTAAFTDLAMVSRYTTERLGRLPGVTAVRAHLATGFYAEGIRWRLDSLDPAQRVELHDDHSAANGPPSRVRAEVREEDRELLIRLGVDGRLDQAELAAATGLSPSTLRRRLDRLAASDAIRFRCEIAARDAGRPVLATFRADLPPDRLDEVGPQLARLPEIRLCVAVTGAHNLILSVWLRSLADVQRLEASLARRFPDLRVAERRVSLRTVKRMGRILDADGRAVRAVPMDIWRDPLPVS; encoded by the coding sequence GTGGATGAGCTGGATCTCGCCCTGGTGAACGCGATGCAGCTGCGGCCCCGGGCACCCTGGTCGCTGCTCGGCCAGACCCTCGGGATCAGCCCGGTCACCGCCGCCCGCCGCTGGCGCCGGCTCTCACAGGCAGGGATCGCCTGGGTGACCGCCTACGGCCTGCCGCACCCCGAGGACCGCGGGTGCGTCGCCTACCTCGACCTCGACTGCGCTCCCGACCGGCTCTGGCAGATCGCCGACGAGCTGGCCGAGGACCCGCACGTGATGAGCGTCGAGCACTTCTCCCAGGGCTGTTCCCTCGTCGTCACCGCGGCCTTCACCGACCTGGCGATGGTCTCCCGGTACACCACCGAACGGCTCGGCCGGCTCCCCGGGGTCACCGCCGTCCGCGCCCACCTGGCGACCGGCTTCTACGCCGAGGGGATCCGCTGGCGACTGGACTCGCTGGACCCCGCACAGCGCGTGGAGCTGCACGACGATCACTCGGCGGCGAACGGTCCACCGTCCCGAGTGCGAGCTGAAGTCCGCGAAGAGGACCGGGAGTTGCTCATCAGGCTGGGCGTCGACGGCCGCCTCGACCAAGCCGAGCTGGCCGCCGCCACCGGGCTCAGCCCCTCCACGCTGCGCCGCCGCCTGGACCGGCTGGCCGCCAGTGACGCGATCCGCTTCCGCTGCGAGATCGCCGCCCGCGACGCCGGCCGGCCGGTCCTGGCGACCTTCCGGGCCGACCTCCCCCCGGACCGGCTCGACGAGGTCGGCCCCCAGCTCGCCAGACTCCCCGAGATCCGGTTGTGCGTGGCCGTCACCGGCGCGCACAACCTCATCCTCTCGGTCTGGCTGCGCTCCCTCGCCGACGTTCAGCGGCTGGAAGCCTCGCTCGCCCGCAGGTTCCCCGACCTGCGGGTGGCCGAGCGCCGGGTGTCGCTGCGCACCGTGAAACGGATGGGCCGGATCCTGGACGCGGACGGACGCGCGGTCCGCGCCGTGCCGATGGACATCTGGCGAGACCCGCTCCCGGTCTCTTGA
- a CDS encoding glycosyltransferase 87 family protein, producing MRVNRFTDAFARAGRRAATAGPGWFEGRPAWVRLWLVAAGWAGCFPLLSTLPNHRAWGTLAAGGYLLAAAVAGLVPRRAAARSVLPALVGAVLLPLLYLALTGRAQSEVGVIERSTQLLIHTGSPYLTDPQQVTDYNPYLPGMALFGLPRAVLGNGTPLTALLGDARIWCAAALLGCLLLGRGVSGPGRDDRPVERPSVNTALAALIASPVLALPLCVSGVDLPLIGLCCLGPALATRGRYIAAGVLLALACSLKWTAWPALPVALAALAALHGARAAGRCAGVALVGAALLILPSALRTPHAMAEQVLAFPTGRAAIPTSAGSPLPGRLLSELGPWGWLAAVALLGVGAVATAVSLVRRPPLTAVACADRLALGLTLAFAFAPASRFGYLALPVVLMLWTRLSRPSLGSAAPLTPTVAPDSTVTADSTAAAPVGVGGADLGQLPQLPAPST from the coding sequence GTGAGAGTCAACCGATTCACCGACGCGTTCGCCCGGGCTGGACGACGGGCCGCGACCGCAGGGCCGGGCTGGTTCGAGGGCCGCCCGGCCTGGGTCCGGCTCTGGCTGGTCGCGGCGGGCTGGGCGGGGTGCTTCCCGCTGCTCTCCACCCTGCCGAACCATCGGGCCTGGGGAACCCTGGCCGCCGGCGGATACCTGCTGGCAGCGGCCGTGGCCGGCCTGGTGCCGCGCCGGGCCGCGGCCCGGTCCGTACTGCCCGCGCTGGTCGGCGCGGTGCTGCTGCCGCTGCTGTATCTGGCCCTCACGGGCCGGGCACAGTCGGAGGTAGGCGTGATCGAGCGCTCGACCCAGCTGCTGATCCACACGGGCAGCCCGTATCTGACCGATCCTCAGCAGGTCACCGACTACAACCCGTACCTGCCCGGCATGGCCCTGTTCGGCTTGCCCCGGGCCGTCCTGGGCAACGGCACCCCGCTGACCGCGCTGCTCGGGGACGCCCGGATCTGGTGCGCGGCGGCCCTCCTGGGCTGCCTGCTGCTGGGCCGAGGGGTATCGGGTCCGGGCCGGGACGACCGACCGGTCGAGCGGCCGTCGGTCAACACCGCGCTGGCCGCGCTGATCGCCTCGCCGGTGCTGGCGCTGCCGCTCTGCGTCAGCGGAGTCGACCTGCCGCTGATCGGCCTGTGCTGCCTCGGTCCGGCCCTCGCCACGCGCGGCAGGTACATCGCGGCCGGCGTCCTGCTCGCCCTGGCGTGCTCGCTCAAGTGGACGGCCTGGCCCGCCCTGCCCGTCGCACTGGCCGCGCTGGCCGCGCTCCACGGGGCGCGGGCCGCAGGGCGCTGCGCCGGGGTCGCGCTGGTCGGCGCGGCGCTGCTCATCCTGCCGAGCGCCCTTCGCACCCCGCACGCCATGGCCGAGCAGGTGCTGGCCTTCCCCACCGGGCGCGCCGCGATCCCGACTTCGGCCGGCAGCCCGCTGCCCGGGCGGCTGCTCTCGGAGTTGGGCCCGTGGGGGTGGCTGGCCGCGGTCGCGTTGCTGGGCGTGGGTGCCGTGGCGACGGCGGTCTCGTTGGTCAGAAGGCCACCGCTGACGGCCGTGGCGTGTGCCGACCGGCTGGCCCTCGGACTGACGCTCGCCTTCGCCTTCGCACCGGCGAGCCGCTTCGGCTACCTCGCGCTACCCGTGGTCCTGATGCTGTGGACCCGGCTCAGCCGACCATCACTCGGCAGCGCCGCGCCACTGACTCCCACCGTGGCGCCCGACAGCACCGTGACAGCCGACAGCACCGCGGCAGCCCCGGTGGGAGTCGGTGGCGCGGATCTCGGACAGCTGCCGCAGCTACCTGCCCCCTCGACCTGA
- a CDS encoding S1 family peptidase — MGTPLVFNLKSARRGAARAAALALAGAACATLMTGSASAIVNGQNATERYPFMASIPVSAAQPGVLDDGVCGASLIAPQWVLTAGHCVDPKLVKLAGTVRIGSEQRKSGGTVRTIDKVVTNPGFALGDATGPNQNDLALIRLDRPVTEQPIRIAERPGRPGTATRLLGFGTTVDTTDFTKMVFPDQLQQLDTRRAAVSECAPGYAGRTRLCTVSLVPHAMACFGDSGGPQIQLGRGGRWELIGTTSGPGAPGLASCAAGPGLYSSVPAYADWIRQTIRRNS, encoded by the coding sequence ATGGGAACCCCGCTTGTGTTCAATCTGAAGTCTGCGCGCCGCGGTGCGGCGCGTGCCGCCGCCCTCGCCCTGGCCGGTGCGGCCTGTGCCACCCTGATGACCGGCAGCGCCTCAGCGATCGTCAACGGGCAGAATGCCACCGAGCGTTACCCGTTCATGGCGTCCATCCCGGTGTCGGCCGCGCAACCGGGCGTGCTGGACGACGGTGTCTGCGGTGCGTCGCTGATCGCTCCGCAGTGGGTGCTGACGGCCGGCCACTGCGTTGATCCGAAACTGGTGAAGCTGGCCGGCACCGTGCGGATCGGCAGCGAGCAGCGCAAGTCCGGGGGCACGGTCCGCACCATCGACAAGGTGGTCACCAACCCGGGCTTCGCGCTGGGCGATGCCACCGGGCCCAACCAGAACGACCTCGCGTTGATCCGCCTGGACCGCCCGGTGACCGAGCAGCCCATCCGGATCGCCGAGCGGCCCGGTCGCCCTGGCACCGCGACTCGTCTCCTGGGTTTCGGCACCACCGTCGACACGACGGACTTCACCAAGATGGTGTTCCCGGACCAGCTCCAGCAACTCGACACCCGCAGGGCGGCCGTATCCGAGTGCGCCCCCGGCTACGCGGGCAGGACCCGGCTGTGCACGGTCAGCCTGGTGCCGCACGCGATGGCCTGCTTCGGTGACTCCGGCGGACCACAGATCCAGCTGGGCAGGGGTGGGCGCTGGGAACTCATCGGCACCACCTCGGGCCCCGGCGCCCCGGGCCTGGCCTCCTGCGCGGCCGGACCCGGTCTCTACAGCAGCGTGCCCGCCTACGCGGACTGGATCCGGCAGACGATCCGCAGGAACAGCTGA
- a CDS encoding JmjC domain-containing protein, which yields MESPTLANWVGDVKTFVDRQWQREPALFTPQALASPFDLAELDAAFDQGLLRTPYLEMVRSNKVTVPPDAYTTSRVVNGTTHHGFADRAKVLALLRAGATLLLRCVDQWHRPTGDLVARLSEELDRRVEAFFFVTPAGGQGLAVHRDDADVFVLQAAGQKTWYVHDAPTVANWSPGELPDDEHSPRLLHSVLEPGSVLYVPRGFAHRAVGAGGLSAHLSLTIRDICLHDLRTALEQCLSEGLDLPVRPLGEAAIADACATLLSHVRAKLDTIEPQDLRLAARAAQARRPVATTRVETFAETARTWETGGPGAGRAGLASVSRSWRRLREAARTAH from the coding sequence ATGGAATCGCCCACGCTGGCCAACTGGGTCGGCGACGTCAAGACCTTCGTCGACCGCCAGTGGCAGCGCGAGCCTGCGCTCTTCACACCGCAGGCACTCGCCTCGCCGTTCGACCTCGCCGAGTTGGACGCCGCCTTCGACCAAGGGCTGCTGCGCACCCCCTACCTGGAGATGGTCCGGTCCAACAAGGTCACCGTCCCGCCCGATGCCTACACCACCTCACGCGTGGTCAACGGCACGACGCACCACGGCTTCGCCGACCGCGCGAAGGTCCTCGCACTCCTGCGCGCCGGGGCGACGCTGCTCCTGCGCTGCGTCGACCAGTGGCACCGCCCGACGGGCGATCTGGTGGCGCGGTTGTCCGAGGAACTCGACCGGCGCGTGGAGGCGTTCTTCTTCGTCACACCGGCCGGCGGCCAGGGCCTGGCGGTGCACCGTGACGACGCCGACGTGTTCGTCCTCCAAGCGGCCGGACAGAAGACCTGGTACGTCCACGACGCGCCGACGGTCGCCAACTGGTCGCCGGGAGAGCTCCCGGACGACGAACACTCACCGCGGCTCCTGCACAGCGTCCTCGAGCCCGGCAGCGTGCTCTACGTCCCGCGTGGTTTCGCGCACCGCGCGGTGGGCGCCGGCGGACTGTCCGCACACCTGTCGCTGACGATCCGCGACATCTGCCTGCACGACCTGCGCACGGCCCTGGAGCAGTGCCTGTCCGAAGGGCTGGACCTCCCGGTGCGCCCGCTGGGCGAGGCCGCGATCGCCGATGCCTGCGCCACGCTGCTCAGCCACGTCCGGGCCAAGCTCGACACGATCGAACCGCAGGACCTGCGACTCGCCGCACGGGCCGCGCAGGCTCGGCGACCGGTCGCGACGACGCGGGTGGAGACGTTCGCCGAGACGGCCCGGACCTGGGAGACCGGTGGACCCGGCGCCGGCCGTGCCGGCCTGGCGTCCGTCAGCCGCAGCTGGCGCAGGCTGCGCGAGGCGGCACGCACGGCGCACTGA
- a CDS encoding HD domain-containing protein: protein MATLTVAEVDALAARAHAGQVDKIGVPYIEHVRAVGRALAPLGGELEMAGLLHDVIEDTDWTAEHLLEAGVPRTVVDLVQAVTKRPGVPYDEMIRQVAADPPACLLKIADNAHNSLPERGAQLPQEQRARLAAKYAAARRVLWPAVERAQVEAIVRQVNPALLPELGA, encoded by the coding sequence GTGGCAACTCTGACGGTCGCCGAGGTCGACGCGCTCGCGGCGCGGGCCCACGCCGGGCAGGTCGACAAGATCGGCGTCCCCTATATCGAGCACGTCCGGGCCGTGGGCCGCGCGCTCGCGCCCCTGGGTGGTGAGTTGGAGATGGCCGGACTGCTGCACGACGTCATCGAGGACACGGACTGGACCGCCGAACACCTCCTGGAGGCCGGCGTGCCCCGGACCGTGGTGGACCTCGTCCAGGCCGTGACGAAGCGGCCGGGCGTGCCCTACGACGAGATGATCCGGCAGGTGGCGGCCGATCCGCCGGCCTGCCTGCTGAAGATCGCCGACAACGCGCACAACTCGCTGCCGGAGCGCGGCGCGCAGCTGCCGCAGGAGCAGCGAGCGCGGCTGGCCGCGAAGTACGCCGCCGCACGCCGGGTGCTGTGGCCGGCGGTGGAGCGAGCGCAGGTCGAGGCGATCGTGCGGCAGGTGAACCCGGCGCTGCTGCCGGAACTGGGCGCGTGA
- a CDS encoding glycosyltransferase family 4 protein produces the protein MGSTLVITNDFPPRQGGIETFVHAMAKRMPGDVVVYTSREPGDAAFDARLPFPVVRDTSRTLLPTGRATRRAVEIAQAHGCDRVWFGAAAPLALMAPALRRGGVERLVATTHGHEAWWARTPGARRLIRRIGDGVDVVTYLGRYTRGLIEPALGPNARMSRLVPGVDCEVFRPDYRRGRELRRQLGLHDRPVILCVGRLVPRKGQDMLIRALPLVRRRVPGAVLLIVGQGPDESRLRQLAQHHANGSVYFAGGRSHDETVPYYAASDVFAMPCRTRRAGLEAEALGIVFLEAAASALPVVAGDSGGAPEAVLEGRTGHVVDGRDVEAVAGALTLTLLDPKRADLGAAGRRWVQREWSWDASARHLTRLLSPEHTLVRIALEG, from the coding sequence GTGGGGTCAACTCTCGTCATCACCAACGACTTCCCGCCCCGGCAAGGCGGCATCGAGACCTTCGTCCACGCCATGGCCAAGCGGATGCCCGGGGACGTCGTCGTCTATACCTCGCGCGAGCCCGGTGACGCCGCCTTCGACGCGCGGCTCCCCTTCCCGGTGGTCCGCGACACCAGCCGGACCCTGCTGCCGACCGGCCGGGCCACCAGGCGGGCGGTGGAGATCGCGCAGGCGCACGGCTGTGACCGGGTCTGGTTCGGGGCCGCCGCGCCGCTCGCCCTGATGGCGCCCGCGCTACGTCGCGGCGGTGTCGAGCGCCTCGTGGCCACCACCCACGGCCACGAGGCCTGGTGGGCCAGGACTCCCGGTGCGCGCCGACTGATTCGGCGGATCGGCGACGGGGTCGACGTCGTCACCTACCTGGGCCGCTACACCCGTGGCTTGATCGAGCCCGCGCTCGGCCCGAACGCCCGGATGAGCCGCCTGGTCCCCGGCGTGGACTGCGAGGTCTTCCGCCCCGACTACCGGCGCGGGCGCGAGCTGCGCCGGCAACTGGGCCTGCACGACCGGCCGGTGATCCTGTGCGTCGGCCGCCTGGTGCCCCGCAAGGGCCAGGACATGCTGATCCGGGCGCTGCCGCTGGTGCGGCGCAGGGTGCCGGGGGCGGTGCTGCTGATCGTCGGTCAAGGGCCGGACGAGTCCCGGCTGCGCCAGCTGGCGCAGCACCACGCCAACGGCTCGGTGTACTTCGCCGGGGGCAGGTCCCATGACGAGACGGTGCCGTACTACGCCGCGTCGGACGTGTTCGCCATGCCGTGCCGCACCCGGCGGGCCGGCCTGGAGGCCGAGGCGCTGGGGATCGTCTTCCTGGAGGCGGCGGCGAGCGCGCTGCCCGTCGTGGCCGGCGACTCCGGCGGCGCCCCGGAGGCCGTGCTGGAGGGCCGCACCGGACACGTGGTGGACGGCCGTGATGTGGAGGCGGTCGCCGGGGCGCTGACCCTGACGCTGCTGGACCCCAAGCGGGCGGATCTGGGAGCCGCCGGCCGCCGCTGGGTCCAGCGGGAGTGGTCCTGGGACGCCTCGGCCCGCCACCTGACCCGGCTGCTGTCACCCGAGCACACGCTGGTGCGGATCGCGCTGGAGGGCTGA
- a CDS encoding cytochrome P450 translates to MAPTTVRGHSVAYAPRIQDLLDREEKVFRIDATTVGVSDFHLIAEIVAARPVLATERSVFKPAAGADIHHDSATRTIRALGQDVMAGIRTPPPPARGLSGAWPYAATSYLRQWLFSYDPLPVSLLSKRGVTRSAKLSRIVDRAVTLRTVTLRTATFWPGSAAEGRGTALAEQIRGASCTQDRRQAIALYRRATATLCDGVAALAANALWLMGPAREPEEARPDLTALLWETLRLLPPAWMLFRTGGEAYTALHPEIRPEDRVALFPLLMHRHPDYWLDPLEFRPERWAGVADPESTPGFMPFGFDGARCWAKHLVVPLAERLLEVAFENRLVIRSPRQEAHVPLRSLLSVRFDAQTRA, encoded by the coding sequence ATGGCGCCGACAACGGTGCGCGGCCATTCCGTCGCATACGCCCCGCGGATTCAGGATCTGCTGGACAGGGAAGAGAAAGTATTCCGGATCGACGCGACCACGGTCGGCGTCTCCGACTTCCACCTGATCGCCGAAATCGTCGCAGCGCGTCCCGTACTGGCAACAGAGCGCTCGGTATTCAAGCCCGCCGCGGGAGCCGACATCCACCACGACAGCGCGACCCGGACGATCCGCGCGCTGGGGCAGGACGTCATGGCGGGCATCCGGACTCCGCCGCCCCCGGCGCGCGGGCTGTCCGGCGCCTGGCCCTACGCGGCCACCTCCTACCTGCGCCAGTGGCTCTTCTCCTACGACCCCCTGCCGGTCTCCCTGTTGTCGAAGCGCGGCGTCACGCGCTCCGCCAAGCTCTCCCGGATCGTCGACCGCGCCGTCACCCTCCGGACCGTCACCCTCCGGACCGCCACCTTCTGGCCGGGATCCGCTGCCGAAGGCAGGGGCACCGCGCTGGCCGAGCAGATCCGCGGCGCTTCCTGCACCCAGGACAGGAGGCAGGCCATCGCGCTGTACCGGCGAGCGACGGCCACCCTCTGCGACGGCGTGGCCGCACTGGCCGCCAACGCCCTGTGGCTCATGGGGCCGGCCCGCGAACCCGAGGAAGCCCGCCCGGATCTCACCGCGCTCCTGTGGGAGACGCTGCGGCTGCTCCCACCCGCATGGATGCTCTTCCGTACGGGCGGGGAGGCGTACACCGCGCTGCACCCCGAGATCCGTCCCGAGGACCGCGTCGCACTCTTCCCGCTCCTGATGCACCGTCACCCTGATTACTGGTTGGATCCGCTGGAGTTCCGGCCCGAGCGGTGGGCCGGGGTGGCGGACCCGGAGAGCACGCCCGGGTTCATGCCGTTCGGGTTCGACGGTGCCCGCTGCTGGGCCAAGCACCTGGTCGTGCCCCTGGCCGAGCGCCTGCTGGAGGTCGCCTTCGAGAACCGACTCGTCATTCGCAGCCCGCGGCAGGAGGCGCACGTCCCCCTGCGCTCCCTGCTCTCCGTGCGCTTCGACGCGCAAACCAGGGCCTGA
- a CDS encoding M20 metallopeptidase family protein produces MSLHDDALAMAPELVRLRRDLHRIPELAFDLPRTQERVLQALAGLPLEVSQGSALSSVTAVLRGGRPGPAVLLRADMDGLPVIEKAPLPFAADNGAMHACGHDLHTTMLAGAAHLLAARREQLQGDVIFMFQPGEEGFDGAGAMLAEGVLDAAGRRPVAAYALHVASAMPHGEFGSRRGPIMAASGALNVTVHGAGGHGSVPHRAKDPIPAACEMITALQTMVTRRFDVFDPVVVTVGLLQAGTQRNIIPETAHFEATVRTFSAEAQSRVADTVVELVRAIAAAHGLRAEVDFLPQYPVTVNNEAETDFLTDTVREVFGEERFQPMPNPMTGSEDFSRILDAVPGSFAWLGAAPKGSDPDNLPLNHSPYAEFDDAVLPDGAALYAELATRRLAA; encoded by the coding sequence GTGTCCCTGCACGACGACGCTCTCGCTATGGCCCCTGAGCTGGTCCGGCTGCGCCGCGACCTGCACCGGATCCCCGAGTTGGCCTTCGATCTTCCGCGTACCCAGGAGCGGGTACTGCAGGCCCTGGCCGGACTGCCGCTGGAGGTGAGCCAGGGCTCCGCACTGAGTTCGGTCACCGCCGTGCTGCGCGGCGGCCGACCGGGACCGGCGGTGCTGCTGCGCGCCGACATGGACGGCCTGCCGGTCATCGAGAAGGCCCCACTGCCGTTCGCCGCCGACAACGGTGCCATGCACGCCTGCGGACACGATCTGCACACCACCATGCTCGCGGGCGCCGCACACCTGCTGGCCGCACGGCGGGAGCAGCTCCAAGGCGACGTCATCTTCATGTTCCAGCCCGGCGAGGAAGGCTTCGACGGAGCTGGCGCCATGCTGGCCGAGGGCGTACTGGACGCGGCAGGCAGGCGCCCGGTCGCCGCCTACGCCTTGCACGTGGCGTCGGCCATGCCGCACGGGGAGTTCGGCTCCCGGCGCGGACCGATCATGGCCGCTTCCGGCGCGCTGAACGTGACCGTCCACGGTGCGGGCGGCCACGGCTCGGTGCCGCATCGGGCCAAGGACCCCATCCCGGCGGCCTGCGAGATGATCACCGCCCTGCAGACCATGGTGACCCGCCGCTTCGACGTGTTCGATCCGGTGGTGGTCACCGTCGGGCTGCTCCAGGCCGGCACCCAGCGCAACATCATCCCCGAGACCGCCCACTTCGAGGCGACCGTGCGCACCTTCTCCGCCGAGGCGCAGTCCAGGGTCGCCGACACCGTGGTGGAGCTGGTCAGGGCCATCGCGGCCGCCCACGGCCTGCGGGCGGAGGTCGACTTCCTTCCCCAGTACCCGGTGACCGTGAACAACGAGGCCGAGACCGACTTCCTGACGGACACCGTCCGGGAGGTCTTCGGCGAGGAGCGCTTCCAGCCGATGCCGAACCCGATGACCGGGTCGGAGGACTTCTCCCGGATACTCGACGCCGTCCCGGGCTCGTTCGCGTGGCTCGGCGCCGCCCCGAAGGGGAGCGACCCCGACAACCTGCCGCTCAACCACTCCCCCTATGCGGAGTTCGACGACGCGGTACTCCCCGACGGCGCCGCGCTCTACGCCGAACTCGCCACCCGGCGTCTCGCGGCCTGA